Proteins from a genomic interval of Streptomyces sp. NBC_00820:
- a CDS encoding bifunctional [glutamine synthetase] adenylyltransferase/[glutamine synthetase]-adenylyl-L-tyrosine phosphorylase — translation MTPGRRSSTFTRLLRHGFTDPSAAERLLDSAELAPVRDDPVLLEALGATADPDLALHGLVRLLEDQPAPTDRRELLDTLIAAKPLRDRLLGVLGASAALGEHLARHPHDWQELVTYEPRDLHPGVEEFERGLTGATDPVALRVAYRRCLLSIAARDVCGTTDLAQTAAELADLATATLRAALAMASAEAPADAAACRLAVIAMGKSGGHELNYVSDVDVIFVAEATEGTEEAKALGAATRLASNMMRICSETTVEGSIWPVDANLRPEGRNGPLVRTLSSHVAYYQRWAKTWEFQALLKARPVAGDAELGQEYVDALQPMVWGAAERENFVADVQKMRRRVVENIPASEIDRELKLGPGGLRDVEFAVQLLQLVHGRTDATLRSGTTLDALKALAAGGYVGREDAAGLDEAYRFLRAMEHRIQLHRLRRTHLVPKAEEDLRRLGRSLGLRTDPVTGLQREWRRHTGVVRRLHEKLFYRPLLDAVAQLAPGEARLRPEAARERLIALGYADPASALRHLEALASGVTRKAAIQRTLLPVMLGWFADSADPDAGLLNFRKVSDALGKTPWYLRLLRDEGAAAENLARVLSAGRLAPDLLMRAPEAVALLGDGDGGGLELRGRAQLEQEILAAVGRAENATQGVTAARGVRRRELFRTAAADIVGSYGIEAGDPGADPGALIDRVGGSVSDLTAATLAGTLRAVVREGWGDTLPTRFAIIGMGRFGGHELGYGSDADVLFVHEPREGVDEQEAAAAANKVVAEMRRLLQLPSADPPLLIDAGLRPEGKSGPLVRTLKSYEAYYRRWSLVWESQALLRAEHVAGDEELGRRFTELIDPLRYPEHGLDDDAVREIRRLKARMESERLPRGADPKLHTKLGPGGLSDVEWTVQLMQLRHGWRVPALRTTRTREALAAARDAGLMSAEDAAVLDEAWVLASRVRNAVMLVRGRAGDTFPTEPRELAAVGRYLGYGSGHAGDMLDAYRRTARRARGVAEELFYAN, via the coding sequence ATGACGCCGGGGCGCAGGAGCAGCACCTTCACCCGACTGCTTCGGCACGGCTTCACCGACCCCTCCGCCGCCGAGCGCCTGCTGGACAGCGCCGAGCTGGCGCCCGTGCGCGACGACCCGGTCCTGCTGGAGGCCCTGGGCGCCACAGCCGACCCCGACCTGGCCCTGCACGGGCTGGTACGGCTGCTGGAGGACCAGCCCGCCCCCACGGACCGCCGCGAACTGCTCGACACCCTCATCGCCGCCAAGCCGCTGCGCGACCGCCTGCTGGGGGTCCTCGGCGCCTCCGCCGCCCTCGGTGAGCACCTCGCCCGGCACCCCCACGACTGGCAGGAGCTGGTCACCTACGAGCCGCGGGACCTGCACCCGGGCGTGGAGGAGTTCGAGCGCGGCCTGACCGGGGCGACCGACCCCGTGGCCCTGCGCGTGGCCTACCGCCGCTGTCTGCTGTCCATCGCCGCCCGGGACGTGTGCGGCACCACGGACCTCGCGCAGACCGCCGCCGAACTGGCCGACCTCGCGACCGCCACGCTCCGTGCGGCCCTGGCCATGGCGAGCGCGGAGGCCCCCGCCGACGCGGCGGCCTGCCGCCTCGCGGTGATCGCGATGGGCAAGAGCGGCGGACACGAGCTGAACTACGTCTCCGACGTGGACGTCATCTTCGTGGCGGAGGCCACCGAGGGCACCGAGGAGGCCAAGGCGCTCGGCGCCGCCACGAGGCTCGCCTCGAACATGATGCGGATCTGCTCGGAGACCACCGTCGAGGGCTCCATCTGGCCGGTCGACGCCAACCTCCGCCCCGAGGGCCGCAACGGCCCCCTCGTGCGCACCCTCAGCAGCCACGTCGCCTACTACCAGCGCTGGGCCAAGACCTGGGAGTTCCAGGCCCTGCTCAAGGCCCGCCCGGTCGCCGGGGACGCCGAACTGGGGCAGGAGTACGTCGACGCGCTCCAGCCCATGGTCTGGGGGGCCGCCGAGCGCGAGAACTTCGTCGCCGACGTGCAGAAGATGCGCCGCAGGGTCGTGGAGAACATCCCGGCGTCCGAGATCGACCGCGAACTCAAGCTCGGCCCGGGTGGTCTCAGGGATGTCGAATTCGCGGTGCAGCTACTGCAGTTGGTGCACGGGCGCACCGACGCCACCCTTCGTAGCGGCACCACCCTCGACGCCCTGAAGGCCCTCGCCGCCGGAGGCTACGTCGGCCGCGAGGACGCCGCCGGTCTCGACGAGGCCTACCGCTTCCTGCGCGCCATGGAGCACCGCATCCAGCTCCACCGGCTGCGCCGCACCCACCTGGTTCCCAAGGCCGAGGAGGATCTGCGGCGCCTGGGCCGTTCGTTGGGCCTGCGCACCGATCCGGTGACCGGTCTTCAGCGCGAGTGGAGACGGCACACCGGTGTCGTACGCCGCCTGCACGAGAAGCTCTTCTACCGCCCGTTGCTCGACGCGGTCGCCCAACTCGCCCCGGGAGAGGCGCGGTTGCGCCCCGAGGCGGCGCGCGAACGCCTGATCGCCCTCGGCTACGCCGACCCGGCGTCCGCTCTGCGGCACCTGGAGGCGCTGGCGTCCGGGGTGACCCGCAAGGCGGCGATCCAGCGCACCCTGCTGCCCGTGATGCTCGGCTGGTTCGCGGACTCCGCCGACCCCGACGCGGGTCTGCTCAACTTCCGCAAGGTCTCCGACGCGCTCGGCAAGACCCCTTGGTACCTCCGGCTGCTCAGGGACGAGGGCGCCGCCGCGGAGAACCTCGCCCGCGTCCTGTCGGCGGGCCGTCTCGCGCCCGACCTGCTCATGCGGGCCCCGGAGGCGGTGGCGCTGCTCGGTGACGGCGACGGCGGCGGCCTCGAACTGCGCGGCCGCGCCCAGCTGGAGCAGGAGATCCTCGCCGCGGTGGGGCGTGCCGAGAACGCCACGCAGGGCGTCACCGCGGCCCGAGGGGTGCGCCGCCGCGAGCTGTTCCGTACGGCCGCCGCGGACATCGTCGGCTCCTACGGCATCGAGGCCGGCGACCCCGGGGCGGACCCGGGCGCCCTGATCGACCGGGTGGGCGGGTCCGTCTCGGACCTGACCGCCGCCACCCTCGCCGGCACGCTGCGCGCGGTGGTCCGTGAGGGCTGGGGCGACACCCTGCCGACCCGGTTCGCGATCATAGGGATGGGCCGCTTCGGCGGACACGAACTGGGCTACGGCTCCGACGCCGACGTGCTGTTCGTGCACGAGCCGCGAGAGGGCGTGGACGAGCAGGAGGCCGCGGCGGCGGCGAACAAGGTGGTCGCGGAGATGCGCCGGCTGCTCCAGCTGCCGAGCGCCGACCCGCCGCTGCTCATCGACGCCGGTCTGCGCCCCGAGGGCAAGTCCGGCCCGCTGGTGCGCACGCTGAAGTCGTACGAGGCGTACTACCGCCGCTGGTCGCTGGTCTGGGAGTCGCAGGCGCTGCTGCGGGCGGAGCACGTCGCCGGTGACGAGGAGCTCGGCCGGCGCTTCACCGAGCTGATCGACCCGCTGCGCTATCCGGAGCACGGCCTCGACGACGACGCGGTCCGCGAGATCCGGCGGCTGAAGGCGCGCATGGAGTCCGAGCGCCTGCCGCGGGGCGCCGACCCCAAACTGCACACCAAGCTCGGCCCCGGCGGCCTGTCGGACGTCGAGTGGACCGTGCAGCTGATGCAGCTGCGGCACGGCTGGCGGGTGCCCGCGCTGCGCACCACCCGTACCCGCGAGGCTCTCGCCGCAGCCCGTGACGCCGGGCTGATGTCCGCCGAGGACGCGGCCGTGCTGGACGAGGCATGGGTGCTCGCGAGCCGGGTGCGCAACGCGGTCATGCTGGTCCGCGGCCGGGCGGGGGACACCTTCCCCACCGAGCCCCGCGAACTGGCCGCCGTCGGCCGCTACCTCGGCTACGGCTCCGGGCACGCCGGGGACATGCTGGACGCCTACCGCCGTACGGCCCGGAGGGCGCGCGGAGTCGCGGAGGAACTGTTCTACGCGAACTGA
- a CDS encoding nuclear transport factor 2 family protein — MTEDRPPYPPFTAQTAAQKVQAAEDAWNTRDPERVALAYTPDSVWRNRDRFLTGRDEIVAFLTAKWERELDYALRKSLWCSDGNRIAVRFQYECHDPDGQWWRSYGNELWEFDERGLMRRREASINDVPISEAERRFFGPRPAHERGIDITLQ; from the coding sequence GTGACCGAGGACCGACCGCCCTATCCGCCGTTCACCGCTCAGACCGCCGCCCAGAAGGTCCAGGCGGCCGAGGACGCGTGGAACACCCGCGATCCCGAGCGGGTGGCGCTCGCGTACACGCCCGACTCCGTCTGGCGCAATCGGGACCGGTTCCTGACCGGGCGGGACGAGATCGTCGCGTTTCTGACCGCCAAGTGGGAGCGCGAGCTGGACTACGCGCTGCGCAAGAGCCTGTGGTGCTCCGACGGCAACCGGATCGCGGTGCGCTTCCAGTACGAGTGCCACGACCCGGACGGCCAGTGGTGGCGCAGCTACGGCAACGAGCTGTGGGAGTTCGACGAGCGCGGCCTGATGCGGCGCCGCGAGGCCAGCATCAACGATGTCCCGATCAGCGAGGCCGAGCGCCGCTTCTTCGGCCCGCGCCCGGCCCATGAGCGCGGGATCGACATCACCCTCCAGTGA
- a CDS encoding DUF397 domain-containing protein, translating into MIRKFPADTPESDWFKSSHSDGPDGNSCVEIALTPASVHVRDSKAPQGPRLTVDARAWAAFLTLAGRD; encoded by the coding sequence ATGATCCGTAAATTCCCCGCGGACACACCTGAGTCGGACTGGTTCAAGAGCAGTCACAGCGACGGGCCCGACGGCAACTCCTGCGTCGAGATCGCCCTCACCCCCGCCTCCGTCCACGTACGGGATTCCAAGGCCCCCCAGGGCCCCCGCCTCACCGTCGACGCACGCGCATGGGCGGCCTTCCTGACACTCGCGGGCCGGGACTGA
- a CDS encoding VOC family protein encodes MSEDSRTHDHLTLTRAVPRLPAVDLDRARRFYSESLGLDPVDRRPGGLLYRIGDTEFVVFQSTGSSPGTFTQMALEVEDLDAAVSELRRRGVVFEEVDSPGFRTENGVAEIEGNYPSKGARGERAAWFRDSEGNLLGMGQPVR; translated from the coding sequence ATGAGCGAGGACAGCAGAACCCACGACCACCTGACCCTCACCCGCGCGGTGCCCCGGCTCCCCGCCGTGGACCTGGACCGGGCCCGCCGTTTCTACTCCGAGAGCCTCGGCCTCGACCCCGTGGACCGGCGCCCCGGCGGACTCCTCTACCGCATCGGTGACACGGAGTTCGTGGTGTTCCAGTCGACGGGTTCGTCCCCCGGCACGTTCACGCAGATGGCCCTGGAGGTGGAGGACCTCGATGCCGCCGTGTCCGAACTGCGGCGGCGCGGAGTGGTCTTCGAGGAGGTGGACTCCCCCGGTTTCCGCACCGAGAACGGCGTCGCCGAGATCGAGGGCAACTACCCGAGCAAGGGCGCCCGGGGCGAACGCGCGGCCTGGTTCCGAGACAGCGAGGGCAACCTGCTCGGCATGGGCCAGCCGGTGCGCTGA
- a CDS encoding DUF397 domain-containing protein, giving the protein MIRIPSTRDASALVWFKSSYSSSGDGNDCVEIAITPATVHVRDFKFPRGPRLALTPSAWAGFVALSGEG; this is encoded by the coding sequence ATGATCCGCATCCCCTCCACCCGGGACGCCTCCGCACTGGTGTGGTTCAAGAGCAGTTACAGCAGCAGCGGCGACGGAAACGACTGCGTCGAGATCGCCATAACCCCCGCCACCGTCCACGTACGGGATTTCAAATTCCCGCGAGGCCCCCGCCTCGCCCTCACCCCCTCCGCGTGGGCGGGGTTCGTCGCCCTCTCGGGCGAGGGCTGA
- a CDS encoding glutamine synthetase family protein, with translation MDKQQEFVLRTLEERDIRFVRLWFTDVLGFLKSVAVAPAELEQAFDEGIGFDGSAIEGFARVYESDMIAKPDPSTFQMLPWRAETPGTARMFCDILMPDGSPSFADPRYVLKRALARTSDLGFTFYTHPEIEFFLLKDRPLDGSRPIPADNSGYFDHTPTSIGMDFRRQAITMLESMGISVEFSHHEGAPGQQEIDLRYADALSTADNIMTFRLVMKQVALEQGVHATFMPKPFSEHPGSGMHTHLSLFEGDRNAFYESGAEFQLSKVGRSFIAGLLRHAAEISAVTNQWVNSYKRIWGGSERTAGAGGEAPSYICWGHNNRSALVRVPMYKPGKTGSARVEVRSLDSGANPYLSYAVLLAAGLKGIEEGYELPPGAEDDVWALSDAERRAMGIEPLPQNLGEALTLMERSDLVAETLGEHVFDFFLRNKRAEWNEYRSEVTAFELRKNLPVL, from the coding sequence ATGGACAAGCAGCAGGAGTTCGTGCTCCGGACATTGGAGGAGCGCGACATCCGGTTCGTACGGCTGTGGTTCACGGACGTGCTGGGCTTCCTCAAGTCCGTCGCCGTGGCCCCCGCCGAACTGGAGCAGGCCTTCGACGAGGGCATCGGCTTCGACGGCTCCGCCATCGAGGGCTTCGCCCGGGTCTACGAGTCCGACATGATCGCCAAGCCGGACCCGTCCACCTTCCAGATGCTGCCCTGGCGCGCGGAGACCCCCGGCACCGCCCGCATGTTCTGCGACATCCTCATGCCCGACGGCTCGCCGTCCTTCGCCGACCCCCGCTACGTCCTCAAGCGCGCCCTGGCCCGCACCTCCGACCTGGGTTTCACCTTCTACACCCACCCGGAGATCGAGTTCTTCCTGCTGAAGGACCGCCCGCTGGACGGCTCCCGCCCGATCCCGGCCGACAACTCCGGCTACTTCGACCACACGCCCACCAGCATCGGCATGGACTTCCGCCGCCAGGCGATCACCATGCTGGAGTCGATGGGCATCTCGGTGGAGTTCTCCCACCACGAGGGCGCCCCGGGCCAGCAGGAGATCGACCTGCGCTATGCCGACGCGCTCTCCACGGCCGACAACATCATGACGTTCCGCCTGGTCATGAAGCAGGTCGCGCTGGAGCAGGGCGTGCACGCGACGTTCATGCCGAAGCCGTTCTCCGAGCACCCCGGCTCCGGCATGCACACCCACCTCTCCCTCTTCGAGGGCGACCGCAACGCGTTCTACGAGTCCGGCGCCGAGTTCCAGCTCTCCAAGGTCGGCCGCTCCTTCATCGCCGGCCTGCTCAGGCACGCGGCGGAGATCTCCGCGGTCACCAACCAGTGGGTGAACTCCTACAAGCGCATCTGGGGCGGCTCCGAGCGCACCGCCGGCGCCGGCGGCGAGGCCCCCTCCTACATCTGCTGGGGCCACAACAACCGCAGCGCCCTCGTCCGCGTCCCCATGTACAAGCCCGGCAAGACCGGCTCCGCCCGCGTGGAGGTCCGCTCCCTCGACTCGGGCGCGAACCCCTACCTCTCCTACGCCGTCCTCCTCGCCGCCGGCCTCAAGGGCATCGAGGAGGGCTACGAGCTCCCGCCGGGCGCCGAGGACGACGTCTGGGCCCTCTCCGACGCCGAACGCCGCGCGATGGGCATCGAACCCCTCCCGCAGAACCTCGGCGAGGCCCTCACCCTCATGGAACGCAGCGACCTCGTCGCCGAGACCCTCGGCGAGCACGTCTTCGACTTCTTCCTCCGCAACAAGCGCGCGGAATGGAACGAGTACCGGTCCGAGGTCACGGCGTTCGAGCTGCGGAAGAATCTTCCGGTGCTGTAG